A part of Anolis sagrei isolate rAnoSag1 chromosome 3, rAnoSag1.mat, whole genome shotgun sequence genomic DNA contains:
- the LOC132772386 gene encoding zinc finger protein 180-like → MEEKPYKCLECGQSFVHSGSLHLHKRTHTGEKPYKCLECGQSFAQSGSLSSHQRMHTGEKPYKCLECGQSFTQNGTLRSHERTHTGEKRYKCPECEQSFTESGNLYKHQRTHTGEKPYTCLECGQSFTESGSLRRHQRIHTGEKPYKCQECGQSFAHSQSLHSHQRTHTGEKPYECLECGQRFAHSGGLRRHQRTHTGEKPYECQECGQSFAQSGSLLSHQRTHTGEKPYKCQECGQGFAHSKSLRSHQRTHTGEKPFQCLECGQSFAHSKSLHSHQITHTGEKPYECLECGQNFTQSGSLHSHQRTHTGEKPYTCLECGQSFTRSGNLLSHQRTHSHWGGTL, encoded by the coding sequence AtggaggagaaaccctataaatgcctggagtgtggacagagcttcgttCATAGTGGAAGTCTACATTTGCAtaaaagaactcacactggggagaaaccctataaatgcctggagtgtggacagagctttgctcagagtGGAAGCCTAAGTTCACATCAAAGGatgcacactggggagaaaccctataaatgcctggagtgcggacaGAGCTTTACTCAGAATGGAACACTACGTTCACatgaaagaactcacactggggagaaacgcTATAAATGCCCGGAGTGTgaacagagcttcactgagagtggaaatTTGTATaagcatcaaaggactcacactggggagaaaccttatacatgcctggagtgtggacagagcttcactgaaagTGGCAGTCTACGCAGACATCAGAGGATTCAcaccggggagaaaccctacaaatgccaggagtgtggacaaAGCTTTGCTCATAGTCAaagtctacattcacatcaacgaactcacactggggagaagccctatgaatgcctggagtgtggacagcgCTTCGCTCATAGTGGAGGTCTgcgtagacatcaaaggactcacactggggagaagccctatgaaTGCCAGGAGTgcggacagagctttgctcagagtGGAAGCCTGctttcacatcaaaggactcacactggggaaaagccctataaatgccaggagtgtggacagGGCTTCGCTCATAGTAAAAGTctgcgttcacatcaaaggacccacactggagaaaaaccctttcagtgcctggagtgtggacagagttttGCTCATAGTAAAAGTCTACATTCCCATCAAataactcacactggggagaagccctacgaatgcctggagtgtggacagaacttcactcagagtggaagcctacattcacatcaaaggactcacactggggagaaaccctatacatgcctggagtgtgggcagagcttcactcgtAGTGGAAATCTACTTTCACATCAGAGGACGCACTCACACTGGGGAGGAACGTTATAA
- the LOC132772385 gene encoding zinc finger protein 135-like — translation MEKKPYKCLESEALHKHQRTHTGEKPYKCLECGLSFTQNGSLCSHRRTHTGEKPYICLECGQSFTQRGNLSSHQRTHTGEKPYTCLECGHSFTQRAHLCLHQRTHNGEKPYTCPECGQSFAQSGNLCLHLRTHTGEKPYKCLQCGQSFTQRGHLRSHQRTHTGEKPYTCPECGQNFAQRPHLRSHQRTHTGEKPYTCPECGQSFARSGNLRSHQRTHTGEKPYPCLECGQSFTQRGHLLSHQRTHTWEKPYKCLECGQSFTQSGSLRSHQRTHTGEKPYACLECGQSFTHSSGLHSHQRIHTGEKPYTCLECGQRFTESGSLRSHQRTHTGERPYKCQQCGQSFTQSSNLHRHRKIHTGENGEI, via the coding sequence ATGGagaagaaaccctataaatgtctaGAAAGCGAAGCTCTACATAAACACCAAAGGacgcacactggggagaaaccctataaatgcctggagtgcggactgagcttcactcagaatggaAGTCTATGTTCGCATCGAAGGacgcacactggggagaaaccctatatatgcctggagtgtggacagagcttcactcagagagGAAATCTtagttcacatcaaaggactcacactggggagaaaccttatacatgcctggaatgtggacacaGCTTCACTCAGAGAGCACATCTATGTTTACACCAAAGGACTCACaatggggagaaaccctatacatgcccagagtgtggacagagctttgctcagagtGGGAATTTATGTTTACAtctaaggactcacactggggagaaaccttataaatgcctgcagtgtggacagagcttcactcagagaggtcatctacgttcacatcaaaggactcatactggggagaagccctatacatgcccagagtgtggacagAACTTCGCTCAGAGGCCACATCTACggtcacatcaaaggactcacactggggagaaaccctatacatgcccagagtgtggacagagctttgctcgaAGTGGAAATCTACggtcacatcaaaggactcacactggggagaaaccgtatccatgcctggagtgtgggcagagcttcactcagagagGACATCTactttcacatcaaaggactcacacttgggagaaaccctataaatgcttggagtgtggacagagtttcactcagagtggaagtctacgttcacatcaaaggactcacactggggagaaaccttatgcatgcctggagtgtgggcagagcttcactcatagttcaggtctacattcacatcagaggattcacactggggagaagccctatacatgcctggagtgtggacagcgCTTCACTGAAAGTGGAAGTCTAcgctcacatcaaaggactcacactggggagagaccctataaatgccagcagtgtggacagagcttcactcagagttcaaatctacaTCGACATCGCAaaattcacactggagagaatgGAGAAATTTGA
- the LOC132772380 gene encoding zinc finger and SCAN domain-containing protein 2-like isoform X2 — translation MAEKPYTCLACGQSFSHSSGLCSHQRTHTGEKPYTCPECGQNFAQRPHLQSHQRTHTGEKPYSCLECGQSFSESGNLRKHQMIHTGEKPYTCPECGQSFTRSGNLRSHERTHTGEKPYICLECGKSFTQRGHLRSHQRTHTGEKPYKCLECGESFTQSSGLRSHQRIHTGEKPYTCLECGRNFTQSSNLRYHQRTHIGEKPYTCLECGKSFIRISGLRSHQQTHTGEKPYSCLECGKSFFESGNLRKHQMIHTGEKPYTCPECGQSFARSGNLRSHQRTHTGEKPYTCLECGESFTQSSGLRSHQRIHTGEKPYSCLECGKSFTESGSLRKHQRIHTGEKPYKCLECGKSFARSENLRSHGRTHTGEKPYKCLECGKSFAWSETLFSHRKNSH, via the coding sequence ATGgcggagaaaccctatacatgcttagcctgtggacagagcttcagccACAGTTCAGGTctatgttcacatcaaaggactcatactggggagaagccctatacatgcccagagtgtggacagAACTTTGCTCAGAGGCCACATCTAcagtcacatcaaaggactcatactggggagaaaccctattcatgcctagagtgtggacagagcttctccgagagtggaaatctacgtaaacatcaaatgattcacactggggagaaaccctatacatgcccagagtgtggacagagctttactcgaagtggaaatctacgttcgcatgaaaggactcacactggggagaaaccctatatatGCCTAGAGTGTGgcaagagcttcactcagagagggcatctacgttcacatcaaaggactcacactggggagaaaccctataaatgcctagagtgtggagaGAGCTTCACTCaaagttcaggtctacgttcacatcaaaggattcacactggggagaaaccctatacatgcctggaatgtggaaggaattttactcagagttcaaatctacgttaccatcaaaggactcacattggggagaaaccctatacatgcctagaatgtggaaagagcttcatccGCATTTCAGGTCTACGTTCGCATCAacagactcacactggggagaaaccctattcatgcctagagtgtggaaagagcttcttcgagagtggaaatctacgtaaacatcaaatgattcacactggggagaaaccctatacatgcccagagtgtggacagagctttgctcgaagtggaaatctacgttcacatcaaaggactcacactggggagaaaccctatacatgcctagaGTGTGGAGAGAGCTTCACTCaaagttcaggtctacgttcacatcaaaggattcacactggggagaaaccctattcatgcctagagtgtggaaagagcttcactgagagtggaagtttacgtaaacatcaaaggattcacactggggagaaaccctataaatgtctggagtgtggaaagagttttgctAGGAGTGAAAACCTGCGTTCACATggaaggactcacactggggagaaaccctataaatgcctggagtgtggaaagagttttgctTGGAGTGAAACTCTATTTTCACATCGAAAAAACTCACACTAG